Proteins from a genomic interval of Medicago truncatula cultivar Jemalong A17 chromosome 3, MtrunA17r5.0-ANR, whole genome shotgun sequence:
- the LOC11437293 gene encoding DNA topoisomerase 3-beta isoform X2: MYSDFPGKYQDWAATDPLDLFQAQVIKNESNPKAHICKHLHQEARGCRYLVLWLDCDREGENICFEVIESTGFNINDVYRARFSSVTEKDVLNALDNLVRPNRDEAMAVDARQEIDLKVGVAFTRFQTSFFQGKYGNLDARVISYGPCQTPTLGFCVQRYLQINTFKPEKFWSLQPYIIQSGYEILLEWQRSKLFDINVAMMFQKLVADDGIVEVTNISEKPETKGRPVGLNTVNLLKVASSALGFGPQMAMQLAERLYTQGFISYPRTESTAYPPSFDFRSALSAQRNNPTWGNYVEGLLASGYQKPRSGTDVGDHPPITPMKSASEDMLGNDAWKLYQYICQYFIGTVSPDCKYIRKKVEFQVGGESFHCTGQHVITKGFTAIMPWLAINDKSLPSFEEGQKIKLSKVELYEGSTTPPDFLTESELISLMEKNGIGTDASIPVHINNICERNYVQVQAGRKLSPTTLGITLVRGYQSIDPDLCLPDIRSFIEQQITLIAKGQVDHHRVVQHVIEQFKQKFCYFVKKIEAMDALFEAQFSALVDSGRIMSKCGKCLRYMKYISVQPSRLYCGTCEEVYDLPQKGTIKLYKELTCPLDNFELLICSMPGPEGKSFPLCPYCYSNPPFEGIDTLINSAKTTTSSKTGKGAGMPCNLCPHPTCPNSLVSQGVCACPECSGTLVLDPVSAPKWRLCCNMCNCLVFLAQGAHRISTTKERCPECDSSILEVDFNKKTTPLADGSTLHRGCILCDVLLHSLVEMKYGRGFKSSRGRGRGGRTQRYRGRGRGNAKMMDPKMSFRDF, translated from the exons TTATAGAATCAACTGGTTTCAATATAAATGATGTCTATCGTGCACGGTTTTCTTCTGTTACCGAGAAAGATGTCCTGAATGCTCTAGACAACCTTGTCAGACCCAACAGGGACGAAGCAATGGCTGTAGATGCTAGGCAAGAGATAGATTTGAAAGTTGGAGTTGCCTTTACTCGATTTCAGACGAGTTTTTTCCAGGGAAAATATGGGAACCTAGATGCCAGAGTCATCTC CTATGGACCCTGTCAGACTCCAACTTTAGGATTTTGTGTGCAACGGTATTTGCAAATAAATACTTTCAAGCCAGAAAAGTTTTGGAGTTTGCAACCTTACATAATTCAGAGTGGCTATGAAATTCTGCTAGAATGGCAACGCAGCAAATTGTTTGACATAAAT GTTGCTATGATGTTTCAGAAGCTGGTTGCTGATGATGGAATTGTGGAAGTGACTAACATATCAGAAAAACCGGAAACCAAAGGTCGCCCTGTTGGTCTAAATACAGTGAATCTTCTGAAG GTTGCTTCAAGTGCTCTAGGATTTGGTCCTCAGATGGCTATGCAGCTAGCTGAACGATTGTATACTCAAGGCTTCATCAG CTATCCACGAACAGAAAGCACCGCATACCCTCCGTCATTTGACTTTCGTAGTGCTCTCTCTGCACAAAGAAATAATCCAACTTGGGGTAACTACGTAGAAGGGCTACTCGCCAGCGGTTATCAGAAACCTCGATCGGGAACAGATGTGGGTGACCATCCTCCCATTACTCCAATGAAATCTGCATCAGAGGATATGCTAGGTAATGATGCTTGGAAGCTGTACCAGTATATCTGCCAATACTTCATAGGGACAGTGTCTCCGGACTGCAAGTATATAAG GAAAAAGGtcgagtttcaagttggtggaGAGTCCTTTCATTGTACAGGGCAGCATGTTATCACCAAAGGCTTTACAGCTATTATGCCTTGGTTGGCAATAAATGATAAAAGTCTTCCATCGTTTGAAGAAGggcagaaaataaaattatcaaaagttGAGCTCTATGAA GGGAGTACCACACCTCCAGATTTTCTTACTGAAAGTGAGCTGATCTCTCTAATGGAGAAGAATGGAATAGGAACAGATGCATCAATTCCTGTACATATCAACAATATATGTGAGCGGAATTATGTGCAG GTACAAGCTGGCCGGAAGCTTTCCCCAACCACATTAGGTATAACTTTGGTAAGAGGTTATCAATCAATTGATCCAGACCTCTGCCTGCCCGATATCCGTAGCTTTATTGAGCAACAAATTACTCTTATTGCTAAGGGTCAGGTAGATCATCACCGTGTAGTGCAGCATGTAATTGAACAGTTCAAACAGAAGTTTTGTTACTTTGTCAAAAAG ATTGAAGCCATGGATGCATTATTTGAAGCACAATTTTCTGCACTTGTTGATTCAGGGCGTATTATGAGTAAATGTGGTAAATGCTTGCGATATATGAAGTATATATCTGTTCAGCCATCACGTTTGTATTGTGGTACATGTGAGGAGGTTTATGATCTTCCACAGAAGGGTACAATAAAG CTGTACAAGGAACTGACTTGTCCTTTAGACAATTTTGAGCTTTTGATCTGCTCCATGCCAGGCCCGGAAGGTAAATCATTCCCACTATGCCCTTATTGCTACAGCAATCCCCCATTTGAAGGCATCGACACACTCATCAATTCAGCTAAAACTACTACTTCTAGCAAGACTGGCAAGGGAGCTGGCATGCCATGCAACCTATGCCCCCATCCCACTTGCCCAAATTCCTTAGTTTCCCAGGGTGTATGTGCTTGCCCAGAATGCAGTGGGACACTTGTCTTAGACCCTGTAAGTGCTCCCAAATGGCGACTTTGTTGCAATATGTGCAATTGCCTAGTTTTTCTTGCACAGGGTGCTCATAGAATCTCGACAACTAAAGAACGGTGCCCTGAATGTGACTCTTCAATCTTAGAAGTGGACTtcaacaagaaaacaactcCTCTGGCAGACGGGTCTACGTTACACCGTGGTTGCATTCTTTGTGATGTATTACTACATTCCCTTGTGGAGATGAAATATGGGAGAGGCTTCAAGAGTTCAAGGGGAAGAGGTAGAGGAGGAAGAACTCAAAGATATCGGGGCAGAGGACGTGGGAATGCAAAAATGATGGATCCAAAAATGAGTTTCCGAGATTTCTAA
- the LOC11437293 gene encoding DNA topoisomerase 3-beta isoform X3 codes for MAVDARQEIDLKVGVAFTRFQTSFFQGKYGNLDARVISYGPCQTPTLGFCVQRYLQINTFKPEKFWSLQPYIIQSGYEILLEWQRSKLFDINVAMMFQKLVADDGIVEVTNISEKPETKGRPVGLNTVNLLKVASSALGFGPQMAMQLAERLYTQGFISYPRTESTAYPPSFDFRSALSAQRNNPTWGNYVEGLLASGYQKPRSGTDVGDHPPITPMKSASEDMLGNDAWKLYQYICQYFIGTVSPDCKYIRKKVEFQVGGESFHCTGQHVITKGFTAIMPWLAINDKSLPSFEEGQKIKLSKVELYEGSTTPPDFLTESELISLMEKNGIGTDASIPVHINNICERNYVQVQAGRKLSPTTLGITLVRGYQSIDPDLCLPDIRSFIEQQITLIAKGQVDHHRVVQHVIEQFKQKFCYFVKKIEAMDALFEAQFSALVDSGRIMSKCGKCLRYMKYISVQPSRLYCGTCEEVYDLPQKGTIKLYKELTCPLDNFELLICSMPGPEGKSFPLCPYCYSNPPFEGIDTLINSAKTTTSSKTGKGAGMPCNLCPHPTCPNSLVSQGVCACPECSGTLVLDPVSAPKWRLCCNMCNCLVFLAQGAHRISTTKERCPECDSSILEVDFNKKTTPLADGSTLHRGCILCDVLLHSLVEMKYGRGFKSSRGRGRGGRTQRYRGRGRGNAKMMDPKMSFRDF; via the exons ATGGCTGTAGATGCTAGGCAAGAGATAGATTTGAAAGTTGGAGTTGCCTTTACTCGATTTCAGACGAGTTTTTTCCAGGGAAAATATGGGAACCTAGATGCCAGAGTCATCTC CTATGGACCCTGTCAGACTCCAACTTTAGGATTTTGTGTGCAACGGTATTTGCAAATAAATACTTTCAAGCCAGAAAAGTTTTGGAGTTTGCAACCTTACATAATTCAGAGTGGCTATGAAATTCTGCTAGAATGGCAACGCAGCAAATTGTTTGACATAAAT GTTGCTATGATGTTTCAGAAGCTGGTTGCTGATGATGGAATTGTGGAAGTGACTAACATATCAGAAAAACCGGAAACCAAAGGTCGCCCTGTTGGTCTAAATACAGTGAATCTTCTGAAG GTTGCTTCAAGTGCTCTAGGATTTGGTCCTCAGATGGCTATGCAGCTAGCTGAACGATTGTATACTCAAGGCTTCATCAG CTATCCACGAACAGAAAGCACCGCATACCCTCCGTCATTTGACTTTCGTAGTGCTCTCTCTGCACAAAGAAATAATCCAACTTGGGGTAACTACGTAGAAGGGCTACTCGCCAGCGGTTATCAGAAACCTCGATCGGGAACAGATGTGGGTGACCATCCTCCCATTACTCCAATGAAATCTGCATCAGAGGATATGCTAGGTAATGATGCTTGGAAGCTGTACCAGTATATCTGCCAATACTTCATAGGGACAGTGTCTCCGGACTGCAAGTATATAAG GAAAAAGGtcgagtttcaagttggtggaGAGTCCTTTCATTGTACAGGGCAGCATGTTATCACCAAAGGCTTTACAGCTATTATGCCTTGGTTGGCAATAAATGATAAAAGTCTTCCATCGTTTGAAGAAGggcagaaaataaaattatcaaaagttGAGCTCTATGAA GGGAGTACCACACCTCCAGATTTTCTTACTGAAAGTGAGCTGATCTCTCTAATGGAGAAGAATGGAATAGGAACAGATGCATCAATTCCTGTACATATCAACAATATATGTGAGCGGAATTATGTGCAG GTACAAGCTGGCCGGAAGCTTTCCCCAACCACATTAGGTATAACTTTGGTAAGAGGTTATCAATCAATTGATCCAGACCTCTGCCTGCCCGATATCCGTAGCTTTATTGAGCAACAAATTACTCTTATTGCTAAGGGTCAGGTAGATCATCACCGTGTAGTGCAGCATGTAATTGAACAGTTCAAACAGAAGTTTTGTTACTTTGTCAAAAAG ATTGAAGCCATGGATGCATTATTTGAAGCACAATTTTCTGCACTTGTTGATTCAGGGCGTATTATGAGTAAATGTGGTAAATGCTTGCGATATATGAAGTATATATCTGTTCAGCCATCACGTTTGTATTGTGGTACATGTGAGGAGGTTTATGATCTTCCACAGAAGGGTACAATAAAG CTGTACAAGGAACTGACTTGTCCTTTAGACAATTTTGAGCTTTTGATCTGCTCCATGCCAGGCCCGGAAGGTAAATCATTCCCACTATGCCCTTATTGCTACAGCAATCCCCCATTTGAAGGCATCGACACACTCATCAATTCAGCTAAAACTACTACTTCTAGCAAGACTGGCAAGGGAGCTGGCATGCCATGCAACCTATGCCCCCATCCCACTTGCCCAAATTCCTTAGTTTCCCAGGGTGTATGTGCTTGCCCAGAATGCAGTGGGACACTTGTCTTAGACCCTGTAAGTGCTCCCAAATGGCGACTTTGTTGCAATATGTGCAATTGCCTAGTTTTTCTTGCACAGGGTGCTCATAGAATCTCGACAACTAAAGAACGGTGCCCTGAATGTGACTCTTCAATCTTAGAAGTGGACTtcaacaagaaaacaactcCTCTGGCAGACGGGTCTACGTTACACCGTGGTTGCATTCTTTGTGATGTATTACTACATTCCCTTGTGGAGATGAAATATGGGAGAGGCTTCAAGAGTTCAAGGGGAAGAGGTAGAGGAGGAAGAACTCAAAGATATCGGGGCAGAGGACGTGGGAATGCAAAAATGATGGATCCAAAAATGAGTTTCCGAGATTTCTAA